The proteins below come from a single Microbacterium sp. SLBN-154 genomic window:
- a CDS encoding C-glycoside deglycosidase beta subunit domain-containing protein, whose protein sequence is MLLERDILQSIGFRNVREGDRVTGFQIRLRMPSYRGMAASLIDGIGVRVGDLVDVGPDVPRWTLQGRTYTLQELWDSEGVRWPLEYAAVITVPFDGGLPEGTHEVSIELRLRMSYIPVEHQPSTYRETRHITLTSDLDGGPFKYGVSLYSFMHDFGTVLDLESALAHVADVGATGVEILGEGHIAGYPEPSTAWIDTWFALLEKYRLEPTNYGSWIDTRLHSSGANARDLTAAEGAAMLQRDLRLARRLGFGFVRPKIGVVSSDLVPHPTWTEAVERSLDLAAELDVIICPEIHSPTPIKHEVVDDYIGLIQRTGTKHFGLLVDTGIFQDRPIPLRPGELPGQRPAFLDGIGVDPADIAGIAEYVVFIQAKFHDIDENQVDQQIPWEPVLRALKDAGYNGYLSSEYEGDRAPWRSIEQVRRQHSLIRRIASSL, encoded by the coding sequence ATGCTTCTCGAACGAGACATCCTCCAGTCCATCGGCTTCCGAAACGTCCGTGAGGGCGACCGGGTGACCGGCTTCCAGATCCGCCTGCGCATGCCGTCCTACCGCGGCATGGCCGCTTCGCTCATCGACGGGATCGGCGTGCGCGTCGGCGACCTCGTCGATGTCGGTCCCGACGTCCCGCGGTGGACGCTGCAGGGCCGCACGTACACCCTCCAGGAGCTGTGGGACTCCGAGGGTGTCCGGTGGCCGCTGGAGTATGCCGCGGTGATCACCGTGCCGTTCGACGGCGGTCTTCCCGAGGGCACCCACGAGGTCTCGATCGAGCTGCGGCTGCGGATGTCGTACATCCCGGTCGAGCACCAGCCCTCGACCTACCGCGAGACCCGGCACATCACGCTGACCTCCGACCTCGACGGCGGGCCCTTCAAGTACGGCGTCTCGCTCTACAGCTTCATGCACGACTTCGGCACGGTGCTCGACCTCGAGTCGGCGCTCGCGCACGTCGCCGACGTCGGCGCCACCGGGGTCGAGATCCTCGGCGAGGGGCACATCGCGGGGTACCCCGAGCCCTCCACGGCGTGGATCGACACGTGGTTCGCCCTGCTGGAGAAATACCGGCTCGAGCCGACGAACTACGGCTCGTGGATCGACACGCGCCTGCACTCCAGCGGCGCGAACGCCCGCGACCTCACCGCAGCCGAGGGAGCGGCTATGCTCCAGCGCGACCTGCGGCTCGCCCGTCGCCTGGGGTTCGGGTTCGTCCGGCCGAAGATCGGGGTGGTCTCGAGCGACCTCGTTCCGCACCCGACGTGGACCGAGGCCGTGGAGCGGAGCCTCGACCTCGCCGCCGAGCTCGACGTGATCATCTGCCCGGAGATCCACTCGCCCACCCCCATCAAGCACGAGGTCGTCGACGACTACATCGGTCTCATCCAGCGCACCGGGACGAAGCACTTCGGGCTGCTGGTGGACACCGGCATCTTCCAGGACCGGCCGATTCCGCTCCGACCCGGCGAGCTCCCCGGTCAGCGCCCGGCCTTCCTCGACGGCATCGGGGTCGACCCCGCCGACATCGCCGGCATCGCCGAGTACGTCGTGTTCATCCAGGCGAAGTTCCACGACATCGATGAGAACCAGGTCGATCAGCAGATCCCGTGGGAGCCGGTGCTCCGCGCCCTGAAGGATGCCGGGTACAACGGCTATCTCTCCAGCGAATACGAGGGTGACCGCGCGCCGTGGCGCTCGATCGAACAGGTCCGCCGACAGCACAGCCTCATCCGGCGCATCGCCTCTAGCCTCTGA
- a CDS encoding C-glycoside deglycosidase beta subunit domain-containing protein, whose product MPNGLIADDSLRPHPEGLALALTIPWYRSLWLSSVSTLSVAVDGTRVPASDLSFELAGRRYSIDELPAQSETLWFLQAHPLLVVRRDDKTAVGDTHEVTVHGELRLPYMQIAPGEDGGPGLYVPNVVHQTLTLTATDGDAPPPALVRDVAPPPPATDSDPFQLGLTLYSASAEFRAGWYDFDGLLDRVAELGIGPGIEIVASQMVPTYPVVSDDFVRTWRDAFDRHGFAASSFGANLDMGRRRDRDMTPDEEFAFSVEMFRGAKKLGFPLVRIQSAKPALLRRLLPVAEELQLTLAYEIHAPLGPNAPEIMKVRDTYAELDSPLLGFVADFSSTMHAMSPTLLRAVRRAGLDDPAVERLQEIWATDASMRDRQQEFIAYLHGRDFDPGRLGAFAHLAFNMHGHVDPREWADIMPQILHVHAKFYDIDDSGQEPAIDYPAHVRVFVEGGYRGYWSSEWEGHAFAELGEVDPLLLVRRQHDLIRASMRAAAEPAHA is encoded by the coding sequence ATGCCCAACGGACTCATCGCCGACGACAGCCTCCGCCCGCACCCCGAGGGGCTCGCGCTCGCGCTCACGATCCCGTGGTACCGCAGCCTCTGGCTGTCATCGGTCTCCACGCTCTCGGTCGCCGTCGACGGCACGCGGGTGCCGGCATCCGATCTGTCCTTCGAACTCGCGGGGCGCCGGTACTCGATCGACGAGCTGCCCGCCCAGAGCGAGACGCTGTGGTTCCTGCAGGCGCACCCCCTGCTGGTCGTGCGGCGCGACGACAAGACCGCCGTCGGCGACACCCATGAGGTCACGGTGCACGGCGAGCTGCGCCTGCCGTACATGCAGATCGCACCCGGGGAGGACGGCGGGCCGGGCCTCTACGTGCCCAACGTGGTGCACCAGACGCTCACCCTCACCGCGACCGACGGCGACGCGCCGCCCCCCGCGCTCGTCCGCGACGTCGCGCCGCCGCCGCCCGCGACCGACAGCGATCCTTTCCAGCTGGGGTTGACGCTCTACTCCGCGAGCGCCGAATTCCGCGCCGGCTGGTACGACTTCGACGGCCTGCTCGACCGGGTCGCCGAGCTCGGCATCGGCCCCGGCATCGAGATCGTCGCGTCGCAGATGGTACCCACCTACCCGGTCGTCTCGGATGACTTCGTCCGCACGTGGCGCGACGCCTTCGACCGGCACGGGTTCGCGGCGAGCTCCTTCGGTGCGAACCTCGACATGGGCCGACGCCGCGATCGCGACATGACGCCCGACGAGGAGTTCGCGTTCTCGGTGGAGATGTTCCGCGGCGCGAAGAAGCTCGGGTTCCCTCTGGTGCGCATCCAATCGGCGAAGCCCGCGCTGCTGCGGCGGCTGCTTCCGGTGGCCGAGGAACTCCAGCTCACGCTCGCCTACGAGATCCACGCGCCACTCGGTCCGAACGCGCCCGAGATCATGAAGGTGCGCGACACCTACGCCGAGCTCGATTCGCCCCTTCTCGGGTTCGTCGCCGATTTCTCCTCGACGATGCACGCGATGTCGCCGACGCTGCTGCGCGCGGTGCGGCGGGCGGGGCTCGACGACCCTGCCGTGGAAAGGCTGCAGGAGATCTGGGCCACAGACGCGTCGATGCGCGACCGGCAGCAGGAGTTCATCGCCTATCTGCACGGCCGTGATTTCGATCCCGGGCGGCTCGGCGCCTTCGCCCACCTCGCTTTCAACATGCACGGCCACGTCGACCCGCGGGAGTGGGCCGACATCATGCCGCAGATCCTCCACGTGCACGCGAAGTTCTACGACATCGACGACAGCGGGCAGGAGCCGGCGATCGACTATCCCGCCCACGTGCGGGTGTTCGTCGAGGGAGGCTACCGCGGGTACTGGTCCAGTGAGTGGGAGGGGCACGCCTTCGCCGAGCTCGGCGAGGTCGATCCCCTCCTCCTCGTCCGGCGTCAGCACGACCTGATCCGCGCGTCGATGCGGGCTGCGGCGGAGCCGGCACATGCCTGA
- a CDS encoding alpha/beta hydrolase, with translation MPETDTDFRSLPLAELLRLLREEGEPADPRPDIDTASLRVRFPRLAGVAMRDLAIEGAEGRAVAARLYRDDTAPASGRALVWVHGGAFIGGHLDMPESHWVAMELAARGTPVLTLDYAKCLGATHFPEPSDDVLAGWRYAVAHADQLFDVPASAIALGGASAGGNLTAGVTARLRDAGDPVPAGLVLVYPVVHPNGPEASAEVDPCSRHGELALNFAGTTEALADPHAFAALGPAAGFPQTFMLVCERDELRPSGEAFARQLGDAGVPVSLRVEPGAAHGHINEPSNPTALPTVEAIADWIGGLP, from the coding sequence ATGCCTGAGACCGACACCGATTTCCGTTCCCTGCCCCTCGCGGAGCTTCTCCGGCTGCTGCGCGAGGAGGGGGAGCCGGCCGACCCGCGCCCCGACATCGACACAGCCTCGCTCAGGGTCCGGTTCCCCCGGCTCGCGGGGGTGGCGATGCGCGACCTGGCGATCGAGGGCGCCGAAGGTCGGGCGGTCGCGGCACGGCTCTATCGGGATGACACGGCACCGGCCTCGGGCCGGGCGCTCGTCTGGGTCCACGGCGGCGCCTTCATCGGCGGGCACCTCGACATGCCCGAGTCGCACTGGGTGGCGATGGAGCTCGCCGCGCGCGGCACTCCTGTCCTCACGCTCGACTACGCGAAGTGCCTCGGTGCAACCCACTTCCCCGAGCCCTCCGACGACGTGCTCGCGGGGTGGCGGTACGCCGTCGCCCACGCCGATCAGCTCTTCGACGTTCCCGCGTCGGCGATCGCGCTCGGCGGTGCGAGTGCGGGCGGGAACCTGACCGCCGGGGTGACCGCTCGCCTGCGCGACGCAGGAGATCCGGTGCCGGCCGGGCTCGTCCTCGTCTATCCCGTGGTTCATCCCAACGGGCCGGAGGCTTCGGCTGAGGTCGACCCGTGCTCTCGTCACGGCGAGCTCGCGCTGAACTTCGCGGGCACGACCGAGGCGCTCGCCGACCCGCATGCGTTCGCGGCGCTCGGGCCGGCCGCGGGGTTCCCGCAGACATTCATGCTGGTCTGCGAGCGCGACGAGCTCCGTCCGTCGGGTGAGGCGTTCGCACGGCAGCTCGGCGATGCCGGTGTGCCCGTCTCGCTGCGGGTGGAGCCCGGCGCAGCGCACGGTCACATCAACGAGCCGTCCAACCCCACCGCCCTCCCCACCGTCGAGGCGATCGCGGACTGGATCGGAGGACTCCCGTGA
- a CDS encoding DUF5597 domain-containing protein — protein sequence MSTSGNHSRWAFDDDMRLRQGNELRLLLGGQVHNSSSSSAATIRRSFAHTRRLGANTVLAPVSWALTEPQEGVFDFDLVDTMIEEARRLSLRLVPLWFGAFKNAASTYAPRWVRADLERFPRAVVQAKVRGNAFHYSGVTPTPVLSVFSENLRAADAAAFEAFLAHVAKVDTTDVVAMVQVENESGILRDSRDRSALAEEAWAGQVPSELIVLARAGRADSLLRELWTAHGERESGTWAEVFGEGSGADEVFMAWSIGSYVQHVAERGRVHSRVPMYTNAWLGPQPGQDEPGQWPSGGPASRVVDVWRTAAPSLSFVAPDIYVDDADSAMRVYTSHNQPFFVPESRLRAGELVRAIGSYRAIGWSAFGIDGANPDGQVAAVLTFLSALESDIAEAQRARRIGAVVVERDSSPAETRVGDLTVSARGLNDIVRTFLLDVGVQLPDAALPVPDETLPQEPVPTPGEQRPFALVFAVADDELVVVGQGVKLDFATSDGGVEIDSVTELLLEKGELVPGRVLNGDERLQVVPVDRVGAAKITLLRLSQDQ from the coding sequence GTGAGCACGTCAGGCAATCACTCACGCTGGGCGTTCGACGACGACATGCGTCTGCGACAGGGGAACGAGCTTCGTCTCCTTCTCGGCGGGCAGGTACACAACTCGTCCAGTTCCTCGGCGGCGACAATCCGCCGGTCATTCGCGCACACCCGACGCCTGGGCGCCAATACGGTGCTCGCCCCGGTCAGCTGGGCGCTGACAGAGCCGCAGGAGGGCGTCTTCGATTTCGACCTCGTGGACACGATGATCGAGGAGGCGCGCCGGCTGAGTCTGCGCCTCGTGCCACTGTGGTTCGGTGCGTTCAAGAACGCTGCCTCAACGTACGCGCCGCGGTGGGTTCGCGCAGACCTCGAGAGGTTTCCGCGAGCCGTGGTGCAAGCCAAGGTCCGCGGCAACGCGTTCCACTACTCCGGAGTGACGCCCACACCCGTGCTTTCGGTGTTCAGCGAGAACCTCCGCGCGGCCGATGCTGCGGCGTTCGAGGCGTTCCTGGCACACGTGGCGAAGGTTGACACGACCGACGTCGTTGCCATGGTCCAGGTCGAGAACGAGTCGGGCATCCTCCGCGACAGCCGAGATCGAAGCGCACTCGCCGAGGAGGCTTGGGCCGGCCAGGTCCCGTCCGAACTGATCGTGCTCGCACGCGCTGGTCGCGCCGACTCGTTGCTGCGCGAGCTCTGGACAGCGCACGGGGAACGGGAGAGCGGAACCTGGGCCGAAGTGTTCGGTGAGGGGTCCGGAGCCGACGAGGTCTTCATGGCGTGGTCCATAGGCTCATACGTGCAGCACGTCGCCGAACGTGGACGTGTGCACAGCCGTGTCCCGATGTACACCAACGCGTGGCTCGGGCCGCAGCCGGGGCAGGACGAGCCGGGACAGTGGCCGAGTGGCGGCCCCGCCAGCCGGGTCGTGGATGTATGGCGCACCGCGGCTCCCTCGCTGTCGTTCGTCGCCCCCGACATCTACGTCGACGACGCTGATTCGGCGATGCGGGTCTACACCTCCCACAACCAGCCGTTCTTCGTCCCGGAAAGCCGGTTGCGCGCAGGCGAGCTCGTCCGTGCGATCGGCAGCTACCGCGCCATCGGCTGGTCGGCGTTCGGCATCGATGGCGCGAACCCCGATGGCCAGGTCGCGGCCGTGCTCACGTTTCTCAGCGCCCTCGAGTCGGACATCGCCGAGGCTCAGCGCGCCCGTCGCATCGGAGCCGTCGTCGTCGAGCGCGACTCTTCACCTGCCGAGACTCGGGTCGGCGATCTCACGGTCTCGGCGCGCGGCCTCAACGACATCGTGCGCACTTTCCTCCTCGACGTCGGTGTGCAGCTGCCCGACGCAGCACTCCCCGTTCCTGACGAGACGCTCCCGCAAGAGCCCGTCCCGACGCCCGGTGAGCAGCGACCGTTCGCCCTGGTCTTCGCAGTAGCCGACGATGAGCTGGTCGTCGTGGGACAGGGGGTCAAACTGGACTTCGCCACTTCCGACGGCGGTGTCGAAATCGACTCCGTCACGGAACTGCTCCTCGAAAAAGGAGAGCTCGTGCCGGGCAGGGTCCTCAATGGCGATGAACGCCTGCAGGTCGTGCCGGTGGACCGCGTCGGCGCTGCGAAAATCACTCTGCTCAGGCTTTCTCAGGATCAATGA
- a CDS encoding family 43 glycosylhydrolase, producing the protein MDQEADGPGAARSYTNPVLRGDRPDPAVIKVGDEYWMTYSSFEAAPGLLLYRSPDLVNWAYAGSALPEPLGSTFAVDVAEHDGRFFIYIPFIPTPWSSLTDASIFVIHADAMAGPWSEPIDLGVRGAIDPGHVVGEDGRRYLFLSGIRRVALCDDGLSTVGEIEQVYDGWRYPDDWITEAYALEGPKLFRRGEWFYLVSAVGGTAGPPTGHMVIVARSRSVHGPWENHPGNPIARTRSTDERWWSRGHATILEGPGEQWYMLSHGYENGYRTLGRQILLEQVAWTEDGWPVAAADDVGGALPLPEGAAPQHPLLPPAEEIPGFRLGERWAFHAPLPGESGRLTVADDVLVLRGKGVGPGDSSPLALVTGDHAYEIEVDVELEGPIEAGLLLFFNGRLFCGMAIDGAGMRSYSGGIRTHWREPAPAGRRLSLRLRNDHHIVTGWWREQGGEWTRHGVRYETSGYHANTIGDLLSLRPAIYAAGDGSARFRALRYRRG; encoded by the coding sequence GTGGATCAGGAAGCTGACGGACCGGGAGCTGCGCGGAGCTACACCAACCCGGTCCTCAGGGGAGACCGGCCCGACCCCGCGGTCATCAAGGTGGGGGACGAGTACTGGATGACGTACTCGTCGTTCGAGGCGGCTCCCGGGCTGCTCCTGTACCGCTCACCCGACCTCGTGAACTGGGCGTACGCGGGTTCCGCGCTCCCCGAACCTCTCGGCAGCACGTTCGCCGTCGACGTCGCCGAGCATGACGGCCGCTTCTTCATCTACATCCCCTTCATCCCGACACCGTGGTCGTCCCTCACCGACGCCTCGATCTTCGTCATCCACGCCGACGCGATGGCCGGTCCCTGGTCGGAGCCGATCGATCTCGGCGTCCGGGGAGCCATCGACCCCGGCCACGTGGTCGGCGAAGACGGCCGGCGCTACCTGTTCCTCAGCGGCATTCGCCGGGTCGCCCTGTGCGACGACGGACTGTCGACCGTGGGGGAGATCGAGCAGGTCTACGACGGCTGGCGGTACCCCGACGACTGGATCACCGAGGCCTACGCCCTCGAGGGCCCCAAGCTGTTCCGGCGCGGGGAGTGGTTCTACCTCGTCAGTGCGGTCGGCGGCACGGCTGGCCCGCCGACCGGTCATATGGTGATCGTCGCCCGATCGCGGTCGGTGCACGGTCCGTGGGAGAACCACCCGGGTAATCCGATCGCTCGCACCCGCAGCACGGACGAGCGCTGGTGGTCGCGCGGGCACGCCACGATCCTCGAAGGCCCGGGCGAGCAGTGGTACATGCTGTCGCACGGGTACGAGAACGGCTACCGCACTCTCGGTCGGCAGATCCTGCTCGAGCAGGTCGCGTGGACGGAGGACGGATGGCCCGTGGCGGCCGCCGACGACGTCGGCGGTGCGCTTCCCCTCCCCGAGGGGGCAGCCCCGCAGCATCCGCTTCTCCCACCGGCCGAAGAGATCCCCGGCTTCCGCCTCGGGGAGCGCTGGGCCTTCCACGCCCCGTTACCGGGCGAGTCCGGGCGCCTCACCGTCGCCGACGACGTGCTGGTCCTCCGCGGCAAGGGGGTGGGGCCCGGAGACTCCTCCCCGCTCGCCCTCGTCACCGGCGACCACGCTTACGAGATCGAGGTCGACGTCGAGCTGGAGGGGCCGATCGAGGCGGGGCTGCTGCTGTTCTTCAACGGGCGCCTCTTCTGCGGGATGGCCATCGACGGCGCGGGGATGCGCAGCTACTCCGGGGGCATCCGCACGCACTGGCGCGAGCCTGCGCCGGCCGGGCGCCGCCTGTCGCTTCGCCTGCGGAACGACCACCACATCGTCACGGGCTGGTGGCGCGAGCAGGGCGGCGAGTGGACACGGCACGGCGTCCGCTACGAGACGTCGGGCTACCACGCCAACACGATCGGCGA